Proteins from a genomic interval of Rhizoctonia solani chromosome 12, complete sequence:
- a CDS encoding GPI-anchored domain-containing protein, whose translation MGISPNLSWPEEWSHKYAIQIPRNGDRFIQVPLGPEVWPGVYYWRTRGENKIAAVSNTFLISSSSGSTNPTTITSFIPVTATGDVVETTDGHLVTHKSSEVYSSAVIYTTIIVIADSKYSPWKKIPLLIGLALALTFLITLPIVLWLVLRYKRHPALSSSKVRPFRLGSGGAGGSHLSVLNPVAFHDSAVSSTMSPATSTGGSVRQIWVVIDGEKRLVTVPQDHPQSTIPGTHSDPFADPFAPDSPRYTQFSPSITADQNVPSSSLHPNGTNTTSYPPTHTNASVISLVTTVHQDAHNIGMYPDTAQVREHFGEKQQGRQRHQPERPGLSEEEIALRLIVPGRARDMGSLGRDNVPDVDENGLLPPDYLQATQPTPRQSSWAGPSIR comes from the exons ATGGGCATATCTCCCAACCTCTCGTGGCCAGAGGAATGGTCGCATAAATATGCTATTCAAA TTCCTCGAAACGGTGACCGTTTTATCCAAGTACCCCTTGGTCCAGAGGTTTGGCCTGG TGTGTATTATTGGCGTACAAGAGGCGAAAATAAA ATCGCTGCTGTTAGTAATACGTTTTTGATATCGA GCTCTAGTGGGAGCACCAACCCAACCACAATAACCTCTTTCATCCCCGTCACAGCAACTGGAGACGTTGTCGAAACAACCGATGGCCATCTGGTCACTCACAAGTCCTCAGAGGTCTACTCTTCAGC GGTTATATACACAACTATCATTGTTATAGCCGATAG CAAGTACTCGCCTTGGAAGAAAATTCCGCTATTAATAGGCTTGGCTCTTGCTTTGACCTTCTTAATAACTCTGCCGATTGTTTTGTGGCTTGTCTTGCGTTATAAACGTCACCCTGCTCTATCGTCTAGTAAGGTCAGACCCTTTCGTTTAGGCTCAGGAGGAGCTGGAGGATCGCACCTTAGTGTTTTGAATCCCGTTGCATTTCACGACTCGGCAGTCAGCTCCACTATGAGCCCCGCCACTTCTACGGGTGGTAGCGTCCGTCAAATCTGGGTCGTGATTGATGGAGAGAAGCGGCTTGTAACTGTCCCTCAAGACCATCCCCAGTCTACAATACCCGGGACCCATTCAGACCCTTTCGCCGATCCTTTCGCACCAGACTCCCCCCGATATACTCAATTCTCCCCCTCTATCACGGCTGATCAAAACGTGCCAAGCTCCAGCCTGCATCCGAACGGTACCAATACTACCAGTTATCCTCCGACTCACACCAATGCTAGCGTCATTTCGTTGGTTACAACTGTGCATCAAGATGCTCATAACATCGGTATGTACCCGGACACGGCCCAGGTCAGGGAACATTTCGGCGAGAAGCAACAGGGAAGGCAAAGGCATCAACCTGAACGTCCTGGACTATCGGAGGAGGAGATTGCTCTACGGCTGATTGTGCCTGGAAGAGCACGAGATATGGGCTCCTTGGGAAGAGACAACGTCCCAGACGTAGATGAGAATGGACTCCTGCCTCCAGACTATCTCCAGGCGACCCAACCTACTCCTCGACAATCATCATGGGCTGGTCCTAGTATTCGCTGA
- a CDS encoding peroxisomal biogenesis factor 11, translating to MAAVASQIVLHPLVSQSIKLLGTTLGRDKIYRTVQYFARFLAWVLLTRGHKLEASRWNSLKNALASGRKLMRLMKPVEHLQAALRASQLSTLRSYPIEQYTTIARQISYAGYLSLDAVVWLNSIRFLNLAPTSSTKVNKASQRFWLSGILFSIVHGLVRVARLANEAKRLRSASEKGVGADADRSSKAMALDIDRYSTRYQLIQDSFDFFLPASNLGFVGVNDGVAGIIGVVTSLMALQLQWKSVGKSMGK from the exons ATGGCTGCAGTTGCCTCCCAGATTGTCTTGCATCCGCTTGTCTCTCAGTCTATCAAACTCCTGGGTACTACTCTTGGCCGGGACAAGATTTACCGCACAGTACAATACTTTGCTCGATTCTTGGCTTGGGTCTTGCTTACTAGGGGACACAAACTTGAAGCCTCGCGATGGAATTCTCTGAAAAATGCTTTGGCTAGCGGCCGTAAAT TAATGCGCCTCATGAAGCCGGTAGAGCACCTTCAGGCAGCATTGCGTGCGTCCCAGCTTTCTACTCTCCGATCATATCCAATAGAGCAGTATACGACGATTGCTCGTCAAATTAGCTATGCGGGATACCTTTCTTTGGATGCGGTCGTATGG CTCAATTCTATAAGGTTCTTGAACCTCGCTCCCACATCTTCAACAAAAGTCAACAAAGCTTCTCAGCGTTTCTGGCTCTCTGGGATCTTGTTTAGTATTGTCCACGGACTCGTTAGG GTTGCAAGATTGGCGAATGAGGCCAAGCGCCTGCGCTCGGCTTCCGAAAAGGGGGTTGGTGCGGACGCCGATCGCTCGTCCAAAGCCATGGCGCTTGACAT TGACCGCTACAGCACTCGATACCAacttattcaagattctttCGATTTTTTCCTGCCTGCATCAAACCTTGGTTTTGTGGGTGTCAACGATGGTGTGGCAGGAATTATTGG AGTCGTCACATCCCTTATGgccctccagctccaatgGAAGTCCGTTGGAAAATCTATGGGCAAGTAA
- a CDS encoding Retrotransposable element Tf2 protein — protein sequence MNMEEAAGAWAHPHLDQLGSHRALIQTVDEFKNKFLAAFGNPDATRAAERKITSLTQTGTCAKYITKFRTLQMELNWNNAALCGQFARGLHWEVWKQIATRERQPRTLRELQDASLIIDNALCEERASHPQQGNKSGKSSTTPNRGASTGHQATKTGPLSSNPNYILEEERNRRRAEGLCVKCGKTRHKFAKCRTGWKATPKEDKGKAKETAKIGKDSEYQLGKEISPLFTISIKPEKQADPLEVLIDSGATSLFLHPHTTELLRLPLIDLPQPRTVTMLDGSSPQAGKIWKKAHLTFLFDGKQMTETFLICNTGSHAAILGIKWLEAHNPEIDWNSRTLSFPHTPPEHATIAKEEEADQKPLEGVPSKYHQYAKVFGKEEFNKLPPHRHYNIGIELTEEGPLNSPLYSMTDAESATLKDWLKDELKAGKIRPSKSPISSPVMFVPKKDGSRCLVVDYCCLNNRTKKNVYPLPCPDDLMAQLRGAKIFTKLDLRWGYNNVRVKEGDKWKTAFRTKYGLYKSLVMTFGLTNAPAAFQHFMNKLFKDLLDVCVIIYLDDILIYSQDDATHTKHVHEVLKRLMDNQLFCKASKCMFHVTSVEYLGIIVLDKGFSLDKLKIQAVQEWPVPTKVKEVQLFLGFANFLRRFVANFSHMARPLHNLVRKDTPWKWDTREQEAFQGLKDAITNAPVLCHADPTKPYFLETDASGAALGSILSQRQEDGRLHPLGFLLELFKGAKQNYDTHDKELLAIIRSFEYWRIFLEGTKHPITVFTDHCNLEYWKESRTFNRRHAQWHLLLAGYNFQIVYCPGKQSGKPDALSRQSDHANIPPAVQTMLPDPVFANIALVTPEKELQRQIKASLDQDESLEEILQFLQNKSKAPPSIKRAFKDYEMEAGLLFYQGQIVVPDVGTLRTDLLHIFHNSPLAGHPGRQHTLELVSRNYYWPGIRADTYWHVDSCETCQRIRKPKYASIPPQPLELPVRPWQHVSYDMIVDLPKDGSNDSILVIVDSFTKYGIFVKCSKKLKAPKLAELFLEHVWKRHGMPEKMVSDRGRVFNNKFLKALYKRLGIDPHFSSAYHPQSNGQTERVNPSIEHFLRAYLGVNQRDWTKWLPMAEFAYNNAVHSSTGKTPFKALYGWEPTLTPSNIPTDVPEADELAQTMEAQWKEVELALWQAKQRMTAGESGSLTEFKIGEEAWLDAKNVNLKTLSPKLTEQHLGPFKVTEKISDRAYRLELPPTMRIHNVFYMGLLSKVKRDNKHAFENRPPPVTVDGEEEYEVEGITNAEERNGKWFFQVKWKGYGSKENTWEPQENLKNAKKILEKYEKR from the exons ATGAACATGGAGGAAGcggctggggcctgggcccatccccacctgGACCAGTTAGGGTCCCATCGCGCACTCATCCAGACCGTGGATGAATTCAAGAACAAGTTCCTGGCCgcctttggcaaccctgacgcAACTAGAGCAGCGGAGCGGAAGATTACGTCCCTCACACAAACCGGCACTTGTGCCAAATACATCACCAAGTTCCGCACGCTGCAGATGGAACTCAACTGGAACAATGCTGCACTCTGCGGCCAGTTTGCGCGAGGACTTCACTGGGAGGTTTGGAAACAGATTGCCACTAGGGAAAGGCAACCACGCACCCTGAGGGAATTGCAAGACGCAtccctcatcattgacaacgccctctgTGAGGAacgcgccagccacccgcagcagggtaataagtctggtaAATCCTCCACTACCCCCAACCggggggcaagtactggccatcaggccaccaaaaccggCCCTCTCTCTTCCAATCCCAATTACAtcttggaagaagaacgcaaccgccgccgcgcagaaGGACTTTGCGTAAAATGCGGAAAGACCAggcacaagtttgccaagtgtAGAaccggctggaaggccaccccaaaggaggataaggggaaggccaaggaaaccgccaagattggcaaagactccgagtaccaattgggaaaaga AATttccccactcttcacaatttcaattaagccagagaaacaagcggacccactagaagtcctgatagattcaggcgctacATCATTGTTCCTTCACCCTCACACCacggaactactccgcctacccctaatagacctccctCAACCCCGTACTGtgactatgcttgatgggtcaagcccccaggctggaaagatttggaagaaggcccacctaaccttcctatttgatggtaaacaaatgacggaaaccttcctgatttgcaacaCCGGATCACACGCCGCCATCCTAGGAATTAAATGGTTAGAAGCCCACAACcctgaaattgattggaactcccgtaccctctccttcccacaTACGCCACCAGAACATGCaaccattgccaaggaggaggaagctgatcaaaaaccccttgaaggagttccCTCCAAATATcaccaatacgccaaggtgtttggaaaggaggaattcaataagcttcctccCCATAGGCATTACAATATTGGGATTGAGCTCACAGAGGAAGGACCCCTTAACTCCCCCCTTTACAGTATGACTGATGCCGAGTCCGCCAccctcaaggactggcttaaGGATGAActcaaagctgggaagatccgtcccagcaaatcacCTATCAGCtccccggtcatgtttgtcccaaaaaaggatggttcccgttgTCTTGTAGTTGACTATTGTTgcctcaataaccggacaaaaaagaacgtCTATCCGTTGCCTTGCCcagatgatctcatggcccagctccgcggcgccaagatctttactaAGCTAGATCTAAggtggggatacaacaatgtccgggtaaaagaaggtgacaagtggaaaactgccttccgtaccaaatatggtttatacaagtccctggtcatgacctttggcctgacaaatgcACCTGCagctttccaacacttcatgaacaagttgttcaaggatctactggatgtatgcgtcatcatctacctagATGACATCTTGATTTATTCACAAGATGATGCAACTCACACAAAACATGTCCATGAGGTTCTGAAGCGGTTGATGGATAACCAGCTCTTCTGTAAAGCGTCCAAATGCAtgttccacgtcacctctgtggaatacctgggaatcattgtcttggacaagggttttagtctggataagctcaagatccaggcagtacaagaatggccggtTCCCACaaaagtcaaagaagtccaattgttcctgggttttgccaattttctccgccgatttgttgccaacttcagccacatggctagacCATTGCACAATCTGGTAAGAAAGGATACGCCATGGAAGTGGGATACcagggaacaggaagccttccaggGCCTTAAGGACGctatcaccaacgccccagtacTTTGCCACGCGGATCCTACCAAACCCTATTTCCTGGAAACGGATGCATCAGGTGCAGCTCTGGGGTcaatactcagccaacggcAAGAAGACGGAAGACTACACCCCTTGGGGTTCCTGTTGGAATtgttcaaaggtgccaaacagaactatgacacccatgacaaggaactccttgcaatcatccggtcatttgagtattggcgtataTTCCTGGAGGGGACAAAACACCCAATCACAGTTTTCACAGATCATtgcaacctggaatactggaaggaatccagAACCTTCAATCGACGAcacgcacaatggcacctactCCTTGCCggttataacttccagattgtctaTTGCCccggaaagcaatcagggaaaccagatgccctctCACGCCAATCAGACCATGCCAATATCCCTCCTGCAgtccaaaccatgctcccagaccccGTATTTGCAAACATTGCCCTGGTCACGCCGGAAAAAgagctacaacgccagatcaaAGCATCCCTAGATCAGGAtgagtccctggaggaaatcctccaattcttacagaacaagtccaaagcacccccctccatcaaacgcgcatttaAAGATTACGAGATGGAGGCTGGATTactattctaccaaggacaaattgtggtCCCTGATGTTGGAACATTAAGGACGGACCTACTCCacatcttccacaacagccccttggcaggacatccgggAAGACAGCATACCCTAGAATTGGTGtcaaggaattactactggcccggtATCCGTGCAGAcacgtattggcatgtggactcttGTGAAACATGTCAACGGATCAGAAAGCCTAAGTACGCCtctatcccacctcagccgCTTGAACTTCCTgttagaccctggcaacacgtatcatacgacatgatagtagacctgcctAAAGACGGAAGCAACGACTCAATCTTAGTCATAGTGGACAGCTTCACAAAGTATGGgatttttgtcaaatgttccaaaaagctcaaagcccccAAACTAGCGGAAttattcctggaacacgtgtggaaacggcacggcatgcctgaaaaaaTGGTCTCAGACAGGGGAAGGGTGTTCAACAATAAGTTTCTGAAGGCACTATACAAACGCCTAGGAATTGACCCCCATTTCTCCTCAGcgtaccacccccagagcaatggacaaacagagcgagtcaacccttccattgaacacttcctaagggcCTACTTGGGGGTtaaccaacgggactggactaagtggctgccaatggcggaatttgcatacaacaacgccgtGCACAGTAGTACTGGGAAAACTCCTTTCAAAGCCttatacggatgggaacccaccttaaccCCATCCAACATACCCAcagatgtcccagaagcggatgaacttgcccaaacaatggaagcgcaatggaaggaagtggaattgGCCCTCTGGCAAGCCAAGCAACGGATGACAGCCGGAGAAAGCGGAAGCCTGACGGAATTCAAAATTGGAGAGGAAGCTTGGCTcgacgccaagaatgtcaacctcaaaaccttaaGCCCCAAACTAACAGAACAACATTTGGGCCCGTTCAAGGTTaccgagaaaatctccgaccgcgctTACCGGCTTGAACTACCCCCAACAATGCGCAttcacaacgtcttctacaTGGGACTTCTatctaaggtcaaaagggacaacaAACACGCCTTTGAGAACCGcccaccaccagtcaccgtggatggggaagaagaatacgaggtggaGGGGATCACCAATgctgaagaaaggaacgggaaatggttcttccaagtcaaatggaagggctatggatcCAAAGAGAATACATGGGAacctcaagaaaacttaaaaaacgccaaaaaaattttagaaaaatacgaaaagagatga
- a CDS encoding Exosome component EXOSC1/CSL4: MNDFLLPGQPLQLQSPVTSSGIYGRNGVTRSSLLGIKSEGGIIPVTAGRAQPPSPGVTVIGTITRLSPLQATMSITVVDGIPLPHGEEFTGVIRSQDVRSTEKDKVKIADCFRGGDVVRGSVISLGDSRSYYVSTTRNDLGVIFATSEAGATMDPISWLEMRCPKTGLIEKRKCAKPTNIP; encoded by the exons ATGAACGACTTTCTCCTTCCTGGGCAGCCGCTTCAATTGCAATCACCGGTAACCTCCAGCGGGATATATGGTCGGAACGGAGTGACAAGGTCCTCACTACTCGGAATCAAGTCCGAGGGTGGGATTATACCTGTAACTGCTGGACGGGCTCAGCCTCCCTCTCCTGGTGTAACGGTGATTGGGACTATTACCCGACTGTCACCACTCCAGGCTACCATGTCTATCACTGTTGTCGACGGCATTCCTCTTCCTCACGGAGAAGAGTTCACAGGCGTTATTCGTTCACAGGATGTACGTTCAACTGAGAAAGATAAAGTAAAGATTGCCGACTGCTTTCGTGGAGGGGACGTTGTGCGAGGCTCTGTA ATCTCTCTAGGCGATTCCAGGAGCTACTATGTGTCGACGACCCGGAACGATCTGGGAGTAATTTTTGCTACGAGCGAGGCTG GTGCGACTATGGACCCAATATCGTGGTTGGAAATGAGGTGTCCTAAGACTGGCTTAATCGAAAAACGCAAATGTGCTAAACCTACAAACATCCCGTGA
- a CDS encoding 2-oxoglutarate dehydrogenase E2 component (dihydrolipoamide succinyltransferase): protein MTEGGIASWKKKEGESFSAGDVLLEIETDKATMDVEAQDDGVLAKIIRGDNSKNVPVGIPIAIIAEEGDDLAGAADLAKEAENEKPPAKSESEGESKPEPPKEEPKKEESKPKESPKPKETSSKPELQAGAPIFATPIAKKIALERGIPLAKVKGSGPEGRILREDVEKYQGGAGAAASTASAATTPVESHTEIPVSNMRRTIGQRLTQSKQEVPHYYVTSDIDMGKVLKLREVFNAGLAGKEGAPKLSVNDFIVKAVALAMQDVPEVNSAWLGDKIRQHNVVDISVAVATPTGLITPIVKNVATKGLTAISTESKALASKARAGKLQPQEYQGGTFTVSNLGMFGVSHFTAIINSPQSCILAVGSTQPVIVPAPEEEKGWRTAQIMKVTLSSDHRTVDGAVAARWLQAFKGYLENPLTFML, encoded by the exons ATGACAGAGGGCGGCATCGCGAgttggaagaagaaagagGGCGAGTCGTTCTCTGCGGGTGACGTACTGCTCGAGATC GAAACGGACAAGGCAACCATGGACGTCGAGGCTCAGGATGATGGTGTATTGGCCAAGATCATC CGCGGGGACAACTCGAAAAATGTGCCAGTCGGAATACCTATCGCGATCATCGCTGAAGAGGGAGATGACCTCGCTGGTGCGgctgacttggccaaggaagCTGAAAACGAGAAGCCGCCTGCAAAATCCGAATCTGAGGGCGAGTCTAAACCAGAACCGCCCAAGGAGGAACCCAAGAAGGAAGAGTCGAAGCCAAAAGAGTcgcccaaacccaaggaaACTTCAAGCAAGCCAGAGCTTCAAGCTGGTGCCCCCATTTTCGCTACTCCGATCGCGAAGAAGATTGCACTGGAACGCGGAATCCCACTAGCCAAGGTCAAGGGCTCGGGTCCGGAAGGCCGTATCTTACGGGAGGATGTCGAGAAATACCAGGGAGGCGCAGGCGCAGCGGCATCCACGGCTTCTGCCGCTACCACACCGGTCGAATCGCACACTGAGATCCCAGTATCGAATATGCGTCGCACGATTGGCCAAAGACTCACGCAGAGTAAACAAGAGGTGCCACATTACTACGTCACGTCGGACATCGATATGGGCAAGGTGCTCAAACTGCGTGAAGTTTTCAACGCTGGCCTAGCCGGGAAGGAGGGTGCACCGAAGTTGAGCGTGAACGATTTTATCGTCAAAGCGGTTGCTCTCGCAATGCAGGATGTTCCGGAAGTCAACTCGGCATGGCTGGGAGATAAGATTCGTCA GCACAACGTAGTCGATATTTCTGTTGCGGTCGCTACCCCCACTGGTTTGATCACGCCTATCGTCAAGAATGTTgcgaccaagggcttgactgCTATTTCAACCGAGTCAAAAGCCTTAGCCAGTAAAGCTCGCGCCGGTAAACTTCAGCCGCAAGAATACCAAGGTGGCACCTTTACTGTCTCCAACCTCGGCATGTTTGGTGTCTCGCATTTCACTGCTATTATCAACTCCCCGCAAAGCTGCATTCTTGCCGTTGGTTCCACACAACCGGTGATCGTACCCGCTCCCGAGGAGGAGAAGGGATGGCGAACCGCGCAGATCATGAAGGTGACACTTAGCTCTGACCATCGGACAGTAGACGGGGCCGTCGCAGCGAGGTGGTTGCAAGCATTTAAGGGGTATCTGGAAAACCCGCTTACATTTATGTTGTAA
- a CDS encoding Peptidase family M28 protein has product MRPPNIVPYIKHALFAPGNITITALIVAIYAAIFISSIVVYESVPAPPKPQHQRGLNLEQAWRDLQLITQVPHPYNSHSNGQVRDYLLHRLRGISHTYPHVELDNDRISNGTYSGGGRVVYFEGDNLLVKIAGKDPALSGVLFSAHFDSVSTGLGATDDGMGVVTLLQLVEYYARNRPKRTTVFNINNGEEDWLNGAHAFLDHPWSKLPKTFLNLEGAGNGGRPILFRSSSFDVTTAFRSVSRPHGSSLSSDAFKRGLIRSGTDFSVYEEAGMRGLDLAFYRRRARYHTVFDSAAWLGNQNSLWIMMESALEAGNALVSAGTSGKPVDAVYFDIYGSSMAVISRQGMLALNIILLILGPVFAVAIVMTSPDRHTGLINRFKEDKKVWIHAPIAYSSSYVVAASLVSVAILAIIIPAKILAYYFPSPDPLLTTANHAIFTVFWWFALCIATGALNEKHLGGFYYATFAYAGQLFSLLLSLGAMLHFDDYPTLGQPNGAGGDHLNGEYQNGDHEGTNGEEPNERTSLLQRAHQAIHQHIATPALGQASKSRSTWFAEILFSLLFPSILASGTMIMLLTALSQTLADGNSPMTVYLAIGFLSVLLALPIAPVAHRIHIGASFFLALVVFTTAIYSLTAFPFSPLNPLKVYAQQTIDLDSGINKVHLVTLPSLNLYNKDQPPLWYSLPSTQRQPVFCSSRSKEKDGLGSCEWPGLVPNVTLDSTRPSHWIKSSVTKIGRNVARFEVQGRNTRSCRIYSDVPMKSVRVEGGHWENGSQTEEEFNEIRLWSRKWDETFRVLVAWPDNNGANRTGKIACEWAEWDLGKIPAIDELRTFLPPWTVVSKLADGLVEGTREFKI; this is encoded by the exons ATGAGACCACCCAACATTGTGCCATACATCAAGCATGCGTTATTCGCTCCTGGCAATATTACGATTACTGCCCTCATAGTAGCCATATACGCTGCTATTTTCATTTCCAGTATTGTTGTATATGAATCTGTTCCAGCACCACCGAAACCACAACATCAGCGGGGACTAAATCTTGAACAAGCTTGGAGAGATTTGCAGTTG ATCACCCAAGTTCCTCATCCTTATAATTCACACTCAAACGGCCAAGTTCGAGACTATCTTCTCCACCGTCTTCGCGGGATCTCCCATACGTATCCTCATGTCGAACTTGACAATGATCGCATCAGCAATGGTACTTATTCGGGCGGAGGACGGGTCGTTTACTTTGAGGGCGACAACTTGTTAGTCAAAATCGCAGGGAAAGACCCGGCTCTGTCAGGGGTTTTGTTCTCTGCTCATTTCGACTCGGTATCCACCGGACTAG GTGCGACCGATGACGGAATGGGAGTTGTAACGCTTCTACAGCTCGTTGAGTATTACGCCCGCAACAGGCCTAAAAGAACGACCGTTTTTAACATCAATAATGGCGAGGAAGATTGGTTGAATGGGGCTCATGC TTTCCTTGATCATCCATGGTCGAAATTGCCCAAAACCTTCCTTAATCTCGAAGGCGCAGGTAACGGAGG TCGACCCATCCTATTCAGAAGCTCTTCCTTTGACGTAACCACGGCCTTCCGCTCAGTCTCGCGTCCTCATGGATCGAGTCTTTCGAGCGACGCATTTAAACGTGGACTCATTCGGTCTGGAACGGACTTTTCGGTTTATGAGGAAGCTGGAATGCGTGGTCTTGATCTTGCGTTCTATCGTCGAAG GGCGAGATATCACACCGTGTTTGATTCTGCTGCGTGGCTCGGTAACCAGAACTCGCTATGGATAATGATGGAAAGTGCTCTCGAGGCTGGTAATGCGCTGGTTTCCGCTGGGACATCGGGAAAGCCGGTTGATGCCGTCTATTTTGATA TCTACGGAAGCTCGATGGCCGTCATCTCACGTCAAGGAATGCTTGCTCTGAATATAATTCTACTTATACTTGGCCCCGTCTTTGCGGTCGCAATAGTCATGACCTCTCCCGACCGTCATACAGGGCTCATCAACCGGTTCAAGGAAGACAAGAAAGTGTGGATACATGCACCT ATTGCCTATTCTTCCTCTTATGTAGTTGCGGCTTCCCTGGTTTCAGTAGCGATCTTGGCCATCATCATACCAGCAAAGATCCTGGCGTACTACTTCCCTTCGCCCGATCCACTGCTAACGACTGCCAATCACGCCATATTCACTGTGTTCTGGTGGTTTGCTCTATGTATAGCAACCGGTGCACTGAACGAGAAGCACCTTGGAGGGTTCTACTATGCTACGTTCGCATATGCAGGACAGCTATTTTCGCTCCTCCTTTCGTTGGGTGCGATGCTTCATTTCGATGATTATCCAACACTCGGTCAGCCCAACGGAGCTGGTGGGGACCACCTCAATGGCGAATATCAAAATGGTGACCACGAAGGAACAAATGGCGAAGAACCCAATGAACGAACCAGCCTGCTTCAGCGTGCACACCAGGCCATCCACCAGCATATCGCGACTCCGGCATTGGGCCAAGCAAGCAAATCCCGCTCGACTTGGTTTGCTGAGATCCTATTTTCACTGTTGTTCCCTTCGATCCTCGCGTCCGGGACTATGATCATGCTATTGACTGCGCTGAGCCAAACGTTGGCAGATGGTAACTCTCCCATGACAG TTTATCTTGCCATTGGCTTCCTTAGTGTTCTCCTAGCTCTTCCTATTGCCCCTGTGGCTCACCGTATCCATATTGGAGCCAGTTTCTTCTTGGCACTGGTTGTTTTCACCACAGCGATCTATAGCTTGACCGCGTTCCCATTCTCTCCATTAAATCCACTCAAGGTCTACGCCCAACAGactattgatcttgattcgGGCATCAACAAGGTTCACCTGGTCACTCTTCCATCTCTTAATTTGTACAACAAGGACCAGCCGCCACTCTGGTACTCGCTCCCTAGCACACAGAGACAACCCGTCTTTTGCTCCTCTCGATCAAAAGAAAAGGACGGGCTTGGCAGTTGTGAATGGCCTGGCTTGGTACCCAACGTCACACTGGATTCGACCCGGCCCTCTCATTGGATTAAGAGCTCTGTCACCAAGATTGGACGGAACGTTGCCCGCTTCGAAGTCCAAGGACGGAACACCCGGTCTTGTAGGATATACTCGGATGTGCCTATGAAGTCCGTGCGTGTAGAAGGTGGGCACTGGGAAAATGGTTCACAGACCGAAGAAGAGTTCAACGAAATTCGGCTGTGGAGCCGTAAGTGGGATGAGACGTTCCGAGTTTTAGTCGCGTGGCCCGACAATAACGGAGCAAACCGGACCGGAAAGATTGCATGCGAGTGGGCCGAGTGGGACCTTGGAAAGATTCCTGCAATCGACGAACTGAGGACGTTCCTACCACCATGGACGGTGGTGAGTAAACTCGCTGATGGTTTGGTGGAAGGCACGAGGGAGTTCAAAATATGA
- a CDS encoding Retrotransposon-derived protein PEG10: protein MATRSRPPSQACSPIDQGELGPFLPPASPELGKVSLERVIHLLWGLQSQVNRIEQTLLEQAEISQEVQTNVENISQTVNVVKDGLAQLQSARGPHTPEEQKPPAVKETPRAAPKAKPIGKAQPFLGAPAPIISTGAPRRNPLSLFNPYPSLSFPLGPAPASQGPPPAPIVTLAQPPAPSTVKVDHPDAFKGKIGLEAKQWLT from the coding sequence atggcaacccgctcccggccgcCCTCTCAAGCCTGCTCCCCTATTGATcagggagagctgggacccttccttccgccagcctcccctgagcttggcaaagtctcACTTGAGCGGGTCATCCACCTTCTCTGGgggctccaatcccaagtcaaccgcATTGAACAgaccctcttggaacaagCTGAAATTAGCCAAGAGGTTCAAACCAACGTTGAAAATATCTCACAGACggtcaatgttgtcaaggatgggcttgcccagctcCAATCCGCCCGGGGTCCCCataccccagaagaacaaaaaccccctgcggtcaaggaaactcccagggccgcgcccaaagccaagcctattggcaaggctcaaccattccttggggccccagcccctatcatctccacaggggccccCAGGCGCAACCCCCTCTCCCTTTTCAACCCCTACCCTTCCTTGTCCTTCCCTTTgggaccggctccagcctcccaaggacctccaccagcgcctaTCGTCACCTTGGCgcagcctccagccccctccactgtaaaagtggaccacccagatgccttcaaaggcaaaattggcttggaggccaagcaatggctaacTTga